GCCACCGGTGTACCCGGGACGGCCTCCGTGCCTGCGCTGCTCACATGAATGCTCTCCGGTGGTGTGGCCAGCCGCTGTCTCAGAAGGCACTCGGCGATGGGTGACCGATAGAGGTTGCCGGTACACACCGTGAGTACCCGAAATCGGGCCAGGCGCGAGGCGGCGGAGAAGGAGCCGGAATCGGGCATGACGCCAGTATCACCTCAGAACACCCGCTTGACGGCCGGAACGCGGCGAGGGCATCTGCGCGCCGGCCGTAACCGTCGCGGTGATCGTCACCGCTGTGTGCGGCGGGGCCCCTGCGGTCACGCCCACGGACGTGGTGTACGGCTGAGGCCGTGAGGGATGTTGACCGGCGGGATCCCCGCTCAGTCTCCCCGGCAGCCCGAGGACGGGCGCACCGTGGCCCGCAGCGGGCGCGGCAGTCGTTGGTGCAGCACGGTGGGCGCCCGGTCGGCGGGGGGCTCCAGCAGGTGCAGCACCACCGTGCGGCTGCTGCCCGCGGGTAGCTCGACGTCGAACGTGTACACCGGATGTCCGCGCTCGACGCCCGGCGACATACGAGCCGTCTGCCCGTCAATGGTCGCCCTGTTCAGACTCGCCCCGGCGGTCGCGTAGTAGGAGACCAGCAGGCGATTGTCACCCGCACGCGTCGCGTAGGCGGGCTTGTCCATGCGGGTGGTGACGTATGTGGGAAGTCCGGAGGGCGGTGCGTGGTTGGCGAGGACCGCTTTGACGGTGACCTCGCGGCCCGCGGCGGTACAGCGGCCGGGATACCACTCCAGAGTGCGGTCGAGGTAGTAGTCCAGCTTCGTGCCGGCGCCGTTGTTGACCACCAGCCCGGCGTAGGGCTCCGGACTCTGCGGCAAGGAGCCGCCGACCGGACGGGATTCGAGCTCCCGCTGTTCATTCGGGTGGGCGCTCCAGACGGTCATCTGCCCGTTGCCCAGCACGTCGTAGAGGCCGAGGAGCAGCGCGGGCCGCAGCTGGGGATCGTCGGCGGCGGTCAGCAGGCGCCCGGCGGCGGCGCGGGCCACGTCCAGCAGGAAGGCCTTGCGTTTGAGCGGGTCCGCGTACGACATGTAGTTGGTGCGCTCACTGATATCCACCACGTTGTCCGCGGAGACGACTGTGCCGTCGGTCGTGCGTGCCTGCCCGGAAGCTGCGAGCAGCCGGGCCAGCGCGCCCGGATCCAGTGCGAGTACGCCATCGACATGCTCGCCGCTCTTGTCGAGCCAGGCGGCCGACCAGATGCGCGCGGCGTAGGGGAAGTGCGGGCTCAGATTGGAGTTGGGCCACGTGTTCACCGCGTCGTTGTGTCCGTACATGGTGGTGAACTCGGCACCGAGGTCCACCTTGGGGCGAGCGCTCACCATCGCGCCGTCGTGTCCGAACTCCGTCAGCGTGAGCTTGCCCCTGTCGGCGGTCATCGTGGCGTAGGCACCGGGCATTCCACCGGTGCCACGCGCCTCCGCGGGGTTCTGGAACACCACGAAGTAACGCCGCGGACCGTCCGCACCCAGCATCAGCGGCAGGAGTCGGGCGCCGGTGGCGGCGTCCTCCACGGCGGGCCCAATCCGGTCCAGCCGGCTGAGGAGTTGGTCTCGGACCCGGTCCACGGCGGGCAGCCAGGTGCGGCTGGGCAAGCCGCGGGTCTCCGTACGAGCCGTGGCCATCTGCCGTGAGGCCTGTTCGAGAGCCGGGGCGGCTTTGCTCAGTTCGGCGAGGTTCAGGTGGCCGCCACCGGCGCCCGCGATGTTGGCGAGGTTGCCGGCGGCGCTTACAAGGGCAGGCAGTACCTGGCCGGTCAGCCGGTCGACGGCCTTGGCCGTGCCCCGGACGGTCTCGAGAGGGCCTCCGGCGAGGGGCACATGCGCGGCCACGGACCATGCGGGTCCGCCGGTGAGCCGGTGCGCCCGAGCAGCGTGCGCCGCAGCGGATCGAGCCGCTGCGTCGGTGCGTGCCCTGCGGTCCGTGGCGCCCCTCGCCGCCGAGGCCGGCGAGGGGGGAGCCGTCACGGTGTTCCGCAGTGTCTCCAGGTCGATCCGGGCCGCGAGCAGCTCGCTACGGGCGTACAGGCCCGTGACGAGCACCCAGCACGAACCGGCGAGGAGGAAACCTGCCGCCACCCACATCACCGGCCTGGTGCGACGGTGGCTCCGTCGCACCAGGCCGGTGAAGCGGGACAGAACGGAGCTGTCCGAGAGTTTGTGGATGATCCACGGCATCGTTGGTCTCTCAGCCGCGCTCAGCGTCAGTACGCCGACGCCTGGCGATCACCAGCGACCCTCCACCGAGAAGCACCAGGCCACCCGCCGCGCTGAGCAGCGCCACCGTTGCATCCCTGGAACCGGTGTCCGCGAGGCCCGAGGACTCGTTGTCGTGACCGGAGGAACCGTTGCCATAACCCGA
This portion of the Streptomyces sp. NBC_01750 genome encodes:
- a CDS encoding DUF4012 domain-containing protein; this translates as MPWIIHKLSDSSVLSRFTGLVRRSHRRTRPVMWVAAGFLLAGSCWVLVTGLYARSELLAARIDLETLRNTVTAPPSPASAARGATDRRARTDAAARSAAAHAARAHRLTGGPAWSVAAHVPLAGGPLETVRGTAKAVDRLTGQVLPALVSAAGNLANIAGAGGGHLNLAELSKAAPALEQASRQMATARTETRGLPSRTWLPAVDRVRDQLLSRLDRIGPAVEDAATGARLLPLMLGADGPRRYFVVFQNPAEARGTGGMPGAYATMTADRGKLTLTEFGHDGAMVSARPKVDLGAEFTTMYGHNDAVNTWPNSNLSPHFPYAARIWSAAWLDKSGEHVDGVLALDPGALARLLAASGQARTTDGTVVSADNVVDISERTNYMSYADPLKRKAFLLDVARAAAGRLLTAADDPQLRPALLLGLYDVLGNGQMTVWSAHPNEQRELESRPVGGSLPQSPEPYAGLVVNNGAGTKLDYYLDRTLEWYPGRCTAAGREVTVKAVLANHAPPSGLPTYVTTRMDKPAYATRAGDNRLLVSYYATAGASLNRATIDGQTARMSPGVERGHPVYTFDVELPAGSSRTVVLHLLEPPADRAPTVLHQRLPRPLRATVRPSSGCRGD